DNA from Pelodiscus sinensis isolate JC-2024 chromosome 1, ASM4963464v1, whole genome shotgun sequence:
ggtagagtgcaagAGCAGGCTCGGAATAGGGTGTCTGGTCAAGAGGCAGGGTGAAGAAGTGGACgacgggggagagagagggaagggggatatGGGTAGGGTGTCTGACTGGGGTGAGGGAACAAGAGCAAGGGAGGATGCAGCgtatggccaggagggagggtgaaggagcaggataggagtagggtgtctggctaagggggagggtgcaggaacaaggaagggtgcagtgtgtggccaggagggagggtgcaggagcagggtgtctgactaagggggaaggtgcaggagtgggttgggggtgcAGTGTCTTGGTGGGGAGTGGTGCATGAGGGGCatagaggtgcagggtctgcactTACTTGCTTCTGCTCCCTGCGCAGACACCATATTCCAGGCAtgctctcctgctgctcccattggccaatgggagcaatggggaaagcctccaggcagtgcaaCCATGCACTACTGTTCCTccagagggatgggggaagggtagCGTCAGCATGCGGAGCCACTTCTGACTCCGCTTCTTCCCTGCAAGCCAGGTCTGGTGTGGAGGGTTGAGGCTTTGTCTCCCACTCCCAGTGGGAGTTGCTGCTAAGGAGCCTCAGCCCCAATGCTGCCTCTTCCAaccgcagcctaacctgctgtgGAGAAGAAGGAGGGCTCTCCAGCGGCCGCACGGAGGAGGAGTGGTGGGGCTGAGCTTCCACCCCATGTGCCGCTGAAAATTGGCTTGTGcgccataggttgccgaccctGGTCTACACCCTGTACCTTACAATGGTGTGGCTTTGCCACTCCAAACACACCTTCATAACCTGTGCTCTGTAGTTGCTCTCCCTTACCagaagagagctctcccagcaacAACTTAAGCCACCCTCAATGACAGTTGGTAGTTTCGTCATCACCAAGAACGCAGCCCTACCAACGCAGCGCCATCTACGCTGGTGCATTCTGTCATTAAGCTTTTGTTATTCAGGGAAGTGGTTTTTCCACACTCTTGAACAGCAAAAATTTTAACAAtggatttgtctacactgccactttattGTGCTGGAACTTCCTTGCTCAGGGACATGAAAAaacacctcctcctcttcctcccgatcacagcaagttacagcactgtaaagcaccagtgtaaaggGGCTCCCAGCAGTAGgggtgtgaatggttaactgataaggggctggaacagctctccACCTAccgtgggcagggagctgctctagccctgaaGAGGCCAACACAGGCAGCGTCTGCTCCCACCTGCCAGtcagaacagcccctgtccatgctGGGCCTAGCCTAGCCCCCTTTCTccaccgcaggcaggggctgttcctaCCAACCAGCCAGAGTAGTCCTTGTCACCagcagggggccactccagcccagccaaggcgggggggggggggggggggagaaaggggggctgctccagtacAGTGGGTCTGGAGTAGCTCCTTGCCCActtcccctttaattggttaaacaggtAAACATGTTTAAcaagttaaccaattaaccaggattttacatccctacccaacACTGTTAGCTACTTTCCTTGGGGAGGTGGTTTATCTACCCATGCCAGGggagctctctcccagtgctgATGCCATGACCACACTGCCTTGGTAAAGCTTTCAACTCAGCAATGTAGAAAAAGCCAATGAAAGTGCCTGTATAGTCAaagtctaaatcagtggttctccacCTTAGACTACAGTACCCCTTTCGGGTGTCCAATCTGTCTTGTGTACCCCTAAGTTTCACCTCACAATCTATTTTCTTACAAAGTCAGACACAAAAACACAAATGTGGCACAGCACACTGTTACGGAAACATTGCTTATTTTCTCATAATATAAACactgtacttatatttcagtgtacAGTATTAACTTTTGCTACTTTGTAGGTAACCTGTTGAAAAACTCAATCCAGATGAGTCACTATGCCTCCTGGAACACCTCtgcatagtagggatgttagatataatTTAATTATCGAGTAACCACACAAATCTTtgtggttacacgattattcaatgGTCACTGGTAGTGGGGCCAGCatccagtgcactcctggcctcGCTCccggagagccccctgccaccccgcgctgtTGCCTCATACAGAATTTGTTTATAATTCCCCAGACCATATAATTGATGTTTTATACCTTATTTTCCATcaaagattaaaatattttagcTCTAAAGATTTGTTCCATAGCACCAAGTTCATTAGCCTTTCAATACGCTATTTAGCATTCAATAGCTGCTGTTTGTGTTCTCCATGACAACCAGTGATAGGTACTAATACCCATTTTTGGAAGAGGTACAGTAGTACTTATATTCCATTGATTAGACAGTTCTAATCATGGGTCACTTGAAACAACAAAGCACCCCAAGCTCTCCTCCACAAAGTTCGAATAAAAGTGGACTCTTGTTTTCAGCATAACCAACCCAGTCACAGTGAAAACAGAGGGAGATTTGATCatttgcttttctcttttttgaagCTCTGGTGACTCTGGGCCTGATCTTGCCATCCTCACTTCATCACGGCCCTCTTGTTAAATTCAGCAACAACTTTGCTTTAGCAGGAAATGCTGGATCACACAATATGAGTAAAATAGTTAAACATGTTCAATCAAATCTCATAATATTGGGGTGAGGGAAACCAAGGTCAGAGTTTGACTCATGTCCATTTCATCATGCTGAAATGAGTTGGTCAGGATTTGGCAGGGGGATGAATCTATGAGCCAAGTTCATTTCTCCAGAGACAATAATGCCTGGGTTGACTGACTGCATCAGTGACCTAGGGATGCATTGTGAAGTCAGACCGCTAGTTATTGACTTGGAGGCACAGAACATTAATATAGGTCTCACGCTACACACACAAACCCAAAATGTTGTTCCACAGTTTGTAACACACAGAGAAGGGAATTTATCATTTAAAGCGCTTGAGTTTAAGAGATTTAATCTCAGAACAGCCAGTCCCTAGCatcttttatacattttttttatgcAAGGAGGGTAGAAAAAACAAACAGGCATGATTTTGTTTTAACAGGCTCTGACATTAAGGATTATGATCAAGAAAGATGTGAGAGATTTatgagtcttttttttaaaatccatccGCAATGCATAAAAAGTCCTAGCCAAACTTCCTAAGATTGTTTATTTTCCATccattaaaacatttatttaatcaatctattagccgtttggaatggaaatccatcaaccatatgaagaaactcgcacagatacagacagacatcatctttctatccaagtgcaagaaaatggacatcgtacccaaaggactgaaagtgaacaatccactaagatcaacatacttcactgactacagtgaaagactctgcctcacactatccaagaaattaagaaaccacctgataagtattttatacaagaaacagaaaaccatcaagaatgacatttctaacttagatcgtctcatctcaagacaaacatccacaccgactgacaccttgcaagacttttgttccaccagacaagaaatctactatacacacttctattccctacaacaaagaaaagacaataaattttctaacctgctctataccactggctacaacagcaactgcctcaacccaccggataatattgttaacctctccagctacaaactcaatccagcagaagagtctgtcttgtcccggggtctctctttctgccccacgtcccccacaaactggatacaattttgtggtgaccttgaggctttttttcgctgcctccgtctccgagaatatttccaaaccaccactgaacatcaatctgacctaccagatcccccctaccaacaccaaaggaaaaataattctatatggactccccctgacggtcggaattacaatctggatttctatatacacagcttccgcaacaacgcacagactgacattattcgcaaatgacaacaagcgacacacaatcttagccgcgctgaacaccatgccatccagagtctcaaaaacaacctagacattgtaatcaaaccagctgacaaagggggtgctgtggtcattatgaataaggccgactataaccaggaggcaaccagacaactctcgaacaccacattttacaaacctctcccctctgaccccaccttggactaccaaaagaaactacactgtctccttaaaagcctccccacagctactcgggaacaaatcctcacagaatcaccttctgacccccgaccaggattgttctatctacttcccaagatccataaacctgggcaccccggacgtcccatcatctctggtattggcacgctcactactggtctatccagctatgtagacactcttctcaaacccttcgtaaccaatacccccagctatctccgagacactactgacttcctaaggaaactacaaaacatcgataacctccccaataataccatccttgccaccatggatgtagaagctctatataccaacatcccacatgaagacggattacaagcaattagaaacactatcccagaggacactactgccaacctgatagcagacctatgtaactttgttctcacccacaattatttccagtttgagaacaacttatacctccagatcagcggcacagccatgggtacacgcatggccccacagtatgctaacatctttatggctgacctagaacaacgtttcctcaactcccgtcccctttcacccctcctctacctatggtacatcgatgacatctttatgatctggacacatggccaagaaacactggagatattccacagagatttcaacaacctacaccccaccatcaacctcagcctggaccattctacacgagagatccacttcctggacaccaccgtacaaatcaacaatggaaaattagacaccactctctacagaaaacccaccgactcatacagttacctacatgcatccagctcccatccagaacacaccacacgatccatcgtctatagccaagcccttcgatacaaccgcatctgctctaaccccactgacagagaccagaagcttcaggatctctaccaagcatttataaatctcaactacccacccagagaaataaaaaagcaaattgaaagagccagacgaatacctagaaaccatctacttcaagacagacccaagaaaaccaacaatagaacaccacttgtcatcacctacaacccccaacttaaacctgtccaacacattatcaataaactacagcctatattggaacaggataccatactcaaagaggctctgggagacagacccatagtctcctatagacaaccacctaacctcaagatgattcttaccaaccaccacaggacataccgcactaataccaaccctggtaccttcccttgcaacaaaccccgttgccagctttgtccacatattcattctgctgataccattattggacctaaccaagtgagttataagatcaagaacacatattcctgcgcatccagaaatataatctatgctatcatgtgccgaaagtgtccgtctgctatgtacattggacaaacatctcagacacttcgccaaaggattaatgcccacaaaacagatatcagacaagatcacaaagagaaaacagtttcttgccactttaaccagaaaggacactctctaaatgacttagccacctgcattctgatacaaagaccttttacatctgcacttgaaagggaatcctctgaactgtcattattgttaaaattcgacacttgccaacaaggacttaacaagtctttgaactttctcacccattaccaagacagtttccccaattatcacctgtaataccattaactcacaaacatcccactctccctacctttaatatcagcaattcacagacacttaccttccttcctcccccccccccgcatcccccttctgttctgcaatgtgatttgtccttttcatatttgttcattttttttaattgtatcctttggtatatatggttgtgactactttcttccactatttgatctgaggaagtgggtctggcccacgaaagctcatcatctaataaaccatcttgttagtctttaaagtgctacattgtcctgcattttgcttcaactaccccagactaacacggctacatttctatcactatacaaTGAATGAGCAGGCCACATGAGGTGCTCTCCCTTCCTGATAAAACCTGAGAGGGGTGTtgcaggactactcgtttttaaagtttttttcagttacagattaacatgactATCCCTCTGAAATCAGAGAAGAGAGAAATCTCTCTCCAAGGATTCCTTAGTATCA
Protein-coding regions in this window:
- the LOC142819370 gene encoding uncharacterized protein LOC142819370, whose product is MNKADYNQEATRQLSNTTFYKPLPSDPTLDYQKKLHCLLKSLPTATREQILTESPSDPRPGLFYLLPKIHKPGHPGRPIISGIGTLTTGLSSYVDTLLKPFVTNTPSYLRDTTDFLRKLQNIDNLPNNTILATMDVEALYTNIPHEDGLQAIRNTIPEDTTANLIADLCNFVLTHNYFQFENNLYLQISGTAMGTRMAPQYANIFMADLEQRFLNSRPLSPLLYLWYIDDIFMIWTHGQETLEIFHRDFNNLHPTINLSLDHSTREIHFLDTTVQINNGKLDTTLYRKPTDSYSYLHASSSHPEHTTRSIVYSQALRYNRICSNPTDRDQKLQDLYQAFINLNYPPREIKKQIERARRIPRNHLLQDRPKKTNNRTPLVITYNPQLKPVQHIINKLQPILEQDTILKEALGDRPIVSYRQPPNLKMILTNHHRTYRTNTNPD